In Novosphingobium sp. MMS21-SN21R, a single genomic region encodes these proteins:
- a CDS encoding YbaB/EbfC family nucleoid-associated protein, producing the protein MKSMEEMIQAAQQAAQTIQKQMEDAQATLDNIEVEGAAGGGLVRIRTSAKGRVIGVAIDDSLLTPSEKGILEDLVAAAFNDARGKADAAAAEEMQKVQMAAGIPPGFKLPF; encoded by the coding sequence ATGAAGTCGATGGAAGAGATGATTCAGGCGGCGCAGCAAGCGGCGCAGACCATCCAGAAGCAGATGGAGGACGCGCAGGCGACGCTTGACAACATCGAGGTCGAAGGCGCAGCCGGTGGCGGTCTCGTCCGCATCCGTACCTCGGCCAAGGGGCGGGTGATCGGTGTCGCCATTGACGACAGTCTGCTGACACCGTCCGAGAAGGGCATTCTCGAAGACCTCGTTGCCGCTGCGTTCAATGATGCGCGCGGCAAGGCCGATGCTGCCGCTGCCGAAGAAATGCAGAAGGTCCAGATGGCTGCCGGCATTCCGCCGGGCTTCAAGCTGCCGTTCTGA
- a CDS encoding VacJ family lipoprotein: MSVTVLASAVLLAAAPVPSADTAAQDAALPASAEQATPTPEAPQPSAPVVLPQPSFTPGAPAAAAPSLDQISKPQDAIVVSGERAAPQDPMRAVNEASYQAVQAVDGAVVAPLAMTYQKSIPAPIRTGLRNVLLNLTEPIVALNFLLQLKPGKAAETLGRFAINSTIGVAGVMDVAKKKPFNLPYRRNGFAYTMGYYGIGTGPYMFLPLVGPTTLRDVIGLGLDRFLMPFAVGGPLKHPAYVYGGFVVRSLDDRVENDALFRRIREESNPYATYREIYLKTRQAEIDALHGKADFQREGSVVLPVAAPVTQPAAVLIPIEPPEPLPTVFIAEPVVQPMPAGYRPGR; the protein is encoded by the coding sequence TTGAGCGTAACTGTTCTGGCCAGCGCTGTGCTGCTTGCCGCAGCGCCTGTGCCTTCGGCCGATACTGCTGCACAAGACGCTGCGCTGCCCGCGTCTGCCGAACAAGCTACGCCAACGCCTGAGGCACCGCAGCCGTCGGCACCGGTCGTTCTGCCGCAACCGTCATTTACGCCCGGAGCGCCTGCCGCTGCGGCGCCCTCGCTCGACCAGATCAGCAAGCCGCAGGACGCAATCGTCGTTTCGGGCGAACGTGCGGCACCGCAAGACCCGATGCGCGCGGTCAATGAAGCGTCCTATCAGGCGGTTCAGGCAGTCGATGGCGCTGTCGTGGCTCCGCTGGCGATGACCTATCAGAAGTCCATCCCTGCGCCCATCCGCACCGGGCTGCGCAATGTCCTGCTGAACCTGACCGAGCCGATTGTCGCGCTCAACTTCCTGCTCCAGCTCAAGCCGGGCAAGGCTGCCGAAACGCTGGGGCGGTTCGCGATCAATTCGACCATCGGCGTCGCCGGTGTGATGGACGTCGCGAAGAAGAAGCCTTTCAACCTGCCTTATCGCCGCAACGGCTTTGCCTACACCATGGGCTATTACGGCATCGGTACGGGCCCTTACATGTTCCTGCCGCTCGTCGGGCCGACGACCTTGCGCGATGTGATCGGGCTGGGGCTGGACCGTTTCCTGATGCCGTTTGCGGTTGGCGGCCCGCTCAAGCACCCGGCTTATGTCTATGGCGGGTTCGTCGTGCGCTCGCTGGATGATCGGGTCGAGAACGATGCCCTGTTCCGGCGCATCCGCGAGGAATCCAACCCTTACGCGACCTACCGCGAAATCTACCTGAAGACCCGTCAGGCCGAGATTGACGCGCTCCACGGCAAGGCCGATTTCCAGCGGGAAGGCTCTGTCGTGTTGCCAGTTGCAGCACCCGTCACACAGCCCGCCGCAGTGCTGATCCCGATCGAGCCGCCCGAACCGCTGCCAACCGTGTTCATCGCCGAACCCGTCGTCCAGCCCATGCCAGCAGGCTATCGTCCAGGCCGCTGA